The proteins below come from a single Dermatophilaceae bacterium Soc4.6 genomic window:
- a CDS encoding helix-turn-helix domain-containing protein, with protein sequence MAVFTEQDERVARPRGLLTTRAAWWATRQLCREHASILGLARQLGTTWKTVWRAVKPLLEVLDADPTRLDGVETLGVDEHVVRHEALLFRMEVRDLHRLVVVATR encoded by the coding sequence GTGGCGGTATTCACCGAGCAGGACGAACGGGTGGCCCGGCCCCGCGGGCTGCTGACGACGCGGGCGGCGTGGTGGGCGACCCGGCAGCTATGCCGGGAGCACGCCTCGATCCTGGGGTTGGCCCGCCAGCTCGGCACGACCTGGAAGACGGTGTGGCGTGCGGTCAAGCCGCTGCTCGAGGTCCTGGACGCTGACCCGACCCGGTTAGACGGGGTCGAGACCTTAGGCGTCGACGAGCATGTGGTGCGCCACGAGGCGCTGTTGTTTCGGATGGAGGTGAGAGACCTGCATCGCCTGGTCGTCGTAGCGACGAGGTGA
- a CDS encoding DUF4916 domain-containing protein, producing MIGPPGGSSNPLLPPEFWERISTAVPIACVDILPVRRSADGSLSHIGLILRESPWGEIWCHLGGRVFYGETLAAAAHRHLEATLTNIDRAQMATRPFFVNQYLVEPRPGSGYGWDPRKHAVATCYVANFPDGVTCGAMGEGLDFAWYELDHLPPDAQLWPGTDVMLQELLAQEAGSDAGTDADLAVFAAVSDRHNSHNELMWQTPVVAMSAMAFLLTIALGDGRNHTYRAVAGILSAMIALVSLQLMAKHSRSQRNDADLLHSMEQQLHMTLAHAPPAPRTSRMTRLSDGLLGRLERRLELGRSRRWWMLAMAVLGLVSAGVAIDALRPG from the coding sequence GTGATCGGACCGCCAGGAGGAAGCAGCAACCCCCTTCTCCCGCCGGAGTTTTGGGAGCGGATCAGCACGGCGGTCCCCATCGCTTGCGTTGACATCCTCCCCGTGCGCCGGAGCGCGGACGGTTCTCTGTCCCACATTGGTCTCATCCTGAGGGAGAGCCCGTGGGGTGAAATCTGGTGCCACCTCGGGGGCCGCGTCTTCTACGGCGAGACGCTGGCCGCGGCGGCTCATCGCCACCTCGAAGCAACCCTCACCAACATCGACCGAGCGCAGATGGCGACCCGCCCATTCTTCGTCAACCAGTACCTCGTCGAGCCCAGGCCGGGCTCCGGCTACGGGTGGGACCCGCGAAAGCATGCTGTCGCCACGTGCTATGTCGCCAATTTCCCCGACGGGGTGACGTGCGGGGCGATGGGCGAGGGCCTCGACTTCGCGTGGTACGAGCTCGACCACCTGCCTCCCGACGCCCAGCTTTGGCCGGGAACCGACGTGATGCTGCAGGAACTACTCGCGCAGGAGGCGGGGTCCGATGCCGGGACCGATGCCGATCTCGCCGTCTTCGCCGCCGTCAGTGACCGGCACAACTCCCACAACGAGCTGATGTGGCAGACGCCCGTCGTGGCGATGTCGGCCATGGCCTTCCTGCTGACCATTGCCCTCGGAGACGGCCGCAACCACACATACCGAGCCGTGGCCGGGATCCTCTCCGCGATGATCGCGCTAGTGAGCCTGCAGCTGATGGCGAAGCACTCTCGAAGTCAGCGTAATGACGCCGACCTGCTGCACTCCATGGAACAACAGCTTCACATGACTCTGGCGCACGCCCCACCTGCACCGCGCACGAGCCGGATGACACGGCTGAGTGACGGTCTTCTCGGACGTCTCGAGCGCAGGCTGGAGCTGGGCCGGAGCAGGCGTTGGTGGATGTTGGCGATGGCTGTCCTGGGGCTGGTGAGCGCAGGCGTCGCGATCGACGCGCTACGCCCGGGCTGA
- a CDS encoding TraM recognition domain-containing protein, with protein MRPAEVGWRLGRAREPRGGQLWVPWDRTAGVIGPQGSGKTLDLLAPALIDAPGAALTTLTKVDDLLLTFTARSGQGRPCVVLDPFGLVPGLPEVVWDPVAGCVDPLVAERRAKAFTAGTVTGAVAGGHGDDAARFYAAEAAKVLQGYFHAAALTGRSLHDVLGWVARPLAASAPTEILREHPHAAPFWDGLLAGALQGDDRTAGNTVTTVQQAMSLFFQEDIRRRCVPGPGRPATDVAQVIAAGGTIYLLGREDPYASASPLMTAFAEHVLDTALAGATTSPWGRLCPPFHAILDELPSTAPLPTLRTRMANERAMGISFLWAAQAWPQLAAVFGEQEARTLLGLTNNLIVFGGSTHVAFNQEISDLLGQVRVSRTTWQSGHLGQSGGRQVSGDDIAILTAAEVRLLKQGQALVLSENGAPVIAGLHRCIEGAPGRLLLADQSRLRASVTLDHRRVIAPEARAIAALVEARRRGLAHDLLPDHDDDTQDRDRDRDPDAEREGRDDEDVVW; from the coding sequence GTGCGGCCGGCTGAGGTCGGGTGGAGGCTCGGGCGAGCGAGGGAGCCGCGCGGGGGGCAGCTGTGGGTGCCGTGGGACCGCACGGCGGGGGTGATCGGGCCGCAGGGGTCGGGCAAGACCCTCGACCTGCTGGCGCCGGCGCTGATCGACGCGCCGGGCGCGGCGCTGACGACGCTGACCAAGGTCGACGACCTGCTGCTGACATTCACTGCCCGCTCCGGGCAGGGCCGCCCGTGTGTGGTGCTCGACCCGTTCGGGCTGGTGCCGGGTCTGCCGGAGGTGGTGTGGGACCCGGTCGCGGGGTGTGTCGACCCGCTGGTGGCCGAACGGCGGGCGAAGGCCTTCACGGCTGGCACGGTCACGGGCGCGGTCGCCGGCGGCCACGGCGACGACGCGGCCCGCTTCTACGCGGCGGAGGCGGCGAAGGTGCTGCAGGGCTACTTCCACGCTGCTGCGCTGACCGGCCGCAGCCTGCACGACGTCCTGGGGTGGGTGGCTAGGCCGTTGGCGGCCTCGGCCCCGACCGAGATCCTGCGGGAGCACCCGCATGCGGCGCCGTTCTGGGACGGGCTGCTGGCGGGGGCGCTGCAGGGGGACGACCGCACCGCCGGGAACACGGTCACCACGGTGCAGCAGGCCATGTCCCTGTTCTTCCAGGAGGACATCCGCCGCCGCTGTGTCCCCGGACCGGGACGGCCCGCCACCGACGTCGCCCAGGTCATCGCGGCGGGGGGCACGATCTACCTGCTGGGACGGGAGGACCCGTACGCGTCCGCGTCGCCGCTGATGACGGCGTTCGCCGAGCACGTCCTGGACACCGCCCTGGCCGGTGCGACCACCTCGCCCTGGGGGCGGCTGTGCCCGCCGTTCCACGCGATCCTCGACGAGCTGCCCTCGACCGCCCCGCTGCCGACGCTGCGCACGCGGATGGCGAACGAGCGGGCAATGGGGATCTCGTTCCTGTGGGCGGCGCAGGCCTGGCCGCAGCTCGCGGCGGTCTTCGGGGAGCAGGAGGCGCGCACCCTGCTCGGGCTGACCAACAACCTCATCGTGTTCGGCGGGTCCACGCACGTCGCGTTCAACCAGGAGATCTCCGACCTGCTCGGTCAGGTCCGGGTCTCGCGGACCACCTGGCAGAGCGGTCACCTCGGGCAGAGCGGTGGGCGGCAGGTCTCCGGCGACGACATCGCCATCCTCACCGCCGCCGAGGTCCGGCTCCTGAAGCAGGGGCAGGCGCTGGTGCTGTCGGAGAACGGCGCCCCGGTCATCGCCGGCCTGCACCGCTGCATCGAGGGCGCGCCTGGGCGGCTCCTGCTCGCGGACCAGTCCCGGCTGCGGGCGTCGGTGACGCTCGACCACCGCCGCGTCATCGCCCCCGAGGCCCGGGCCATCGCCGCGTTGGTCGAGGCCCGCCGCCGCGGACTCGCCCACGACCTGCTCCCCGACCACGACGACGACACTCAAGACCGAGACCGAGACCGAGACCCTGACGCCGAGCGCGAGGGCCGTGACGACGAGGACGTGGTCTGGTGA
- a CDS encoding peptidoglycan DD-metalloendopeptidase family protein: MTRLLSVIAMMLAVAIPVPLLAAAFVVSAAAAVTPAPDCTPTGSTSATGAAGAGVWRVPFQQAYVLTSPFGRRVDPLTGVTRLHTGQDLASLPGPGPVLAAAAGTATTGWDPVGYGHYVTIDHGGGIQTLYGHLSSIAADLLVGPIITTTTTTGAMRGSASTAGVVVGAGQAIGVEGSTGHSTGDHLHFEVRIHGAPLDPVPFMLEHGAPLNGAAGPPASRPDTGSPRPADPAGTGSSSSSYGPAGAGGSGGKDGGRTGGPGFPLPAAGTPRLESLTSPALPIPAGIKADYLAAAARYHLPWTLLAGIGMEETGHDRTRATSPAGAQGLMQFMPATWAVYGVDGNGDGRADIGNDADSAMSAAHYLTAAGATTGPAGVRHAIFTYNHADWYVNDVLAYAAAYGGGLIPTNPNTCRPGS; this comes from the coding sequence GTGACGAGGCTCCTGAGCGTCATTGCCATGATGCTGGCCGTGGCCATCCCGGTGCCGCTGCTGGCGGCGGCGTTCGTGGTGTCCGCCGCGGCAGCGGTGACACCGGCACCGGACTGCACCCCCACCGGTTCGACCTCAGCGACCGGTGCGGCTGGGGCCGGGGTGTGGCGGGTGCCGTTCCAGCAGGCCTACGTCCTGACCTCTCCCTTCGGGCGCCGCGTCGACCCCCTGACCGGTGTCACGCGGCTGCACACCGGGCAGGACCTAGCCTCGCTGCCCGGGCCGGGACCCGTACTCGCCGCAGCCGCCGGCACCGCCACGACCGGCTGGGACCCGGTCGGGTACGGCCACTACGTCACCATCGACCACGGCGGCGGCATCCAGACCCTCTACGGCCACCTGTCCAGCATCGCCGCAGACCTTCTCGTCGGCCCCATCATCACCACGACCACCACTACTGGCGCCATGAGGGGCTCAGCGTCCACAGCTGGGGTCGTGGTGGGTGCCGGCCAGGCGATCGGGGTCGAGGGATCGACCGGTCACTCCACCGGCGACCACCTCCACTTCGAGGTCAGGATCCACGGCGCACCCCTGGACCCCGTCCCGTTCATGCTCGAGCACGGGGCGCCCCTGAACGGCGCCGCCGGCCCACCGGCGAGCAGGCCCGACACCGGATCCCCCCGGCCCGCCGACCCTGCCGGCACCGGATCTTCCTCGTCTTCGTATGGGCCGGCCGGAGCGGGCGGCTCCGGCGGGAAGGACGGCGGCCGGACGGGCGGGCCGGGGTTCCCCCTGCCGGCGGCCGGCACCCCCCGGCTTGAATCGCTGACCAGCCCGGCCCTGCCGATCCCGGCCGGCATCAAGGCCGACTACCTCGCCGCAGCCGCCCGCTACCACCTGCCATGGACCCTGCTCGCCGGGATCGGGATGGAGGAGACCGGCCACGACCGGACCCGGGCGACCAGCCCCGCCGGCGCGCAAGGGCTCATGCAGTTCATGCCCGCCACCTGGGCGGTCTACGGGGTCGACGGCAACGGCGACGGACGCGCCGACATCGGCAACGACGCCGACTCCGCGATGAGCGCCGCCCACTACCTCACCGCCGCCGGCGCCACCACCGGCCCAGCCGGGGTACGCCACGCGATCTTCACCTACAACCACGCCGACTGGTACGTCAACGACGTCCTCGCCTACGCGGCCGCCTACGGCGGCGGCCTCATCCCCACCAACCCGAACACCTGCCGCCCCGGGAGCTAG
- a CDS encoding ATP-binding protein: MSATRGTGGTGRAPRTGRTSRIGGVGGVGGVGGTGRDMTQLLADFGHDLPTTCPAPVTGKEARLFRHVSARGARRPGRGWAPAGAPVTAYRMTSDQAPVFWPFIAGPGLPPTGAQMGVDVLAGSAFHADPVGWVLRDDIPVTNANVICLGKPGTGKSATTKAFCLRMSDFGYRTLILGDPKDEYERLCHFFGVEPFVLGPGMPARINPLGLGPLGLGWAALDADEARSRATVVFSRWLTLVRALVASQRIGSQRVPFGPSEEVVVKAALADLTGYTAGSSTLAETTIPRLWHHLDQPSDTLVEQCRYASRQHFFDQTRLLRDALGQLVSGALAGLFDDHTTIDVDWDAPIQSLSLSRLAPLGDDAVGIALVCLNSWGRGMREIAAPGDLRIVVRDEMWKAMRLGVEAVKSLDEDLRLSRGVAGRGGDIQWANAHKPSDMLTVGDQGSQAANIARDLMHLADIKILHGQKPGVADELDTMLGLGRPATQVMTGWAMQRTGRALWLVGERPYKVETRLHPSEEHLTWTNEALEGAV, encoded by the coding sequence GTGAGCGCCACGCGCGGCACGGGAGGCACCGGCCGTGCGCCACGCACCGGCCGCACCAGCCGTATTGGTGGTGTCGGTGGTGTCGGTGGTGTCGGTGGCACGGGGCGTGACATGACCCAGCTGCTGGCCGACTTCGGGCATGACCTGCCGACCACCTGCCCGGCGCCGGTGACCGGGAAGGAGGCCAGGCTGTTCCGGCACGTGAGCGCCCGTGGTGCCCGCCGCCCGGGGCGGGGCTGGGCCCCGGCGGGCGCGCCGGTGACGGCGTACCGGATGACCTCGGACCAGGCCCCGGTGTTCTGGCCGTTCATCGCCGGGCCGGGTCTGCCGCCTACCGGCGCGCAGATGGGCGTCGACGTTCTGGCCGGGTCGGCGTTCCACGCCGACCCGGTGGGGTGGGTCCTGCGCGACGACATCCCGGTCACCAACGCCAACGTGATCTGCCTGGGCAAGCCCGGCACGGGCAAGTCCGCGACGACGAAGGCGTTCTGCCTGCGGATGAGCGACTTCGGCTACCGGACCCTGATCCTGGGCGACCCCAAGGACGAGTACGAGCGGCTGTGCCACTTCTTCGGGGTCGAGCCGTTCGTGCTCGGGCCCGGTATGCCGGCCCGGATCAACCCGCTCGGTCTCGGGCCGTTGGGGCTGGGGTGGGCGGCCCTGGACGCGGATGAGGCGCGCAGCCGGGCCACGGTCGTGTTCAGCCGGTGGCTGACCCTGGTGCGGGCCCTGGTCGCCAGTCAGCGGATCGGGTCGCAGCGGGTCCCGTTCGGTCCGTCCGAGGAGGTCGTGGTCAAGGCGGCCCTGGCGGACCTGACGGGGTACACGGCCGGGAGCTCCACACTGGCCGAGACCACGATCCCGCGGCTGTGGCATCACCTGGACCAGCCCAGCGACACCCTGGTCGAGCAGTGCCGGTACGCCTCCCGGCAGCACTTCTTCGACCAGACCCGGCTACTGCGCGACGCCCTGGGCCAGCTGGTGTCCGGGGCACTGGCCGGCCTGTTCGACGACCACACCACCATCGACGTCGACTGGGACGCCCCGATCCAGTCGCTGTCGCTGTCGCGGCTGGCCCCGCTGGGGGACGACGCGGTCGGGATCGCCCTGGTGTGCCTGAACTCCTGGGGCCGTGGGATGCGGGAGATCGCCGCCCCCGGCGACCTGCGCATCGTGGTCCGCGACGAGATGTGGAAGGCGATGCGCCTCGGCGTCGAGGCCGTCAAGAGCCTCGACGAGGACCTGCGCCTCTCCCGCGGGGTCGCCGGCCGCGGCGGCGACATCCAGTGGGCCAACGCGCACAAGCCCTCGGACATGCTCACCGTCGGCGACCAAGGCTCCCAGGCCGCGAACATCGCCCGCGACCTGATGCACCTGGCCGACATCAAGATCCTGCACGGGCAGAAACCCGGCGTCGCCGACGAGCTCGACACCATGCTCGGCCTGGGCCGGCCGGCCACGCAGGTCATGACCGGCTGGGCGATGCAACGCACCGGCCGCGCGCTGTGGCTCGTCGGGGAACGCCCCTACAAGGTCGAGACCCGGCTCCACCCGAGCGAGGAGCACCTCACCTGGACCAACGAAGCCCTCGAGGGAGCGGTCTGA
- a CDS encoding SCO6880 family protein has protein sequence MSSVYRAYAKARIGWFPFGLTGWQAAVVAASSLPACWLLQRQAWASAGVFALICAVVTVVTVVPVRGRSALGWGLASTVFAVGALTGWTRFASRASSGQARDQSEVDLPGALAGIEIHEGPPTGLSGARAAVIQNHAARTWAATAAIVHPGTGMRDGDERARMGRGLADLLDQAGRTELIDEVLFLVRAVPDDGAERDQWVARHRRPDGPAQVRTINDELHRALTQASVRTEAFVTIVVPESRIGRAAKESGRGVEGRAQVLSALMSEVEAQLKGGMGVLSVTWLTSPELALACRTGFAPGDRAGIIDALTTRSAAVPGSGGSEVNVDVPWAMAGPSGADPVARHYSHDAWNSISATIILPVRGAVLGALAPVLTPTTPGERRSYLVAYPILSQHQAARQSASSQWTADMGEGLRQRARMRQTTQAGDDAAQVRTLEAKLARGSALTRPYAVCTVTVPKTARIAEHGRRLDASIRRAGFACLRLDLSQDVAFAASVVPLGVSLTREGDA, from the coding sequence ATGAGCTCCGTCTACAGGGCCTATGCGAAGGCCCGCATCGGGTGGTTCCCCTTCGGGCTGACCGGGTGGCAGGCCGCGGTCGTCGCGGCGTCGAGCCTGCCGGCGTGCTGGCTGCTCCAGCGGCAGGCGTGGGCCTCGGCGGGCGTGTTCGCGCTGATCTGCGCGGTGGTGACGGTGGTGACCGTGGTGCCGGTCCGCGGCCGCAGCGCGCTGGGGTGGGGCCTGGCCAGCACCGTGTTCGCGGTCGGCGCCCTGACCGGGTGGACCCGGTTCGCGTCCCGGGCCTCGTCAGGGCAGGCGAGGGACCAGAGCGAGGTCGACCTGCCCGGCGCCCTGGCGGGGATCGAGATCCACGAGGGCCCACCCACCGGGCTGTCCGGCGCCCGTGCGGCCGTCATCCAGAACCACGCCGCCCGGACCTGGGCCGCCACCGCCGCCATCGTCCACCCGGGTACCGGGATGCGCGACGGTGACGAGCGTGCCCGGATGGGTCGCGGGCTGGCTGACCTGCTCGACCAGGCCGGCCGGACCGAGCTCATCGACGAGGTCCTCTTCCTGGTCCGCGCCGTCCCCGACGACGGGGCCGAACGCGACCAGTGGGTCGCGCGGCACCGGCGCCCCGACGGCCCGGCCCAGGTGCGCACCATCAACGACGAGCTGCACCGGGCCCTGACCCAGGCCTCGGTCCGCACCGAGGCGTTCGTGACGATCGTGGTTCCCGAGAGCCGGATCGGCCGGGCCGCGAAGGAGTCCGGCCGCGGTGTCGAGGGCCGCGCCCAGGTGCTGTCCGCGCTGATGAGCGAGGTCGAGGCCCAGCTCAAGGGCGGCATGGGCGTCCTCAGCGTTACGTGGCTGACCAGCCCCGAGCTGGCCCTGGCCTGCCGCACCGGCTTCGCCCCCGGGGACCGGGCCGGCATCATCGACGCCCTCACCACCCGCTCCGCCGCAGTTCCCGGGAGCGGTGGGAGCGAGGTCAACGTGGACGTGCCGTGGGCGATGGCTGGACCCTCGGGGGCTGACCCGGTGGCCCGGCACTACAGCCACGACGCCTGGAACTCCATCAGCGCCACGATCATCCTGCCCGTCAGGGGAGCCGTCCTCGGCGCCCTCGCTCCGGTCCTGACCCCGACGACCCCGGGGGAGCGGCGCAGCTACCTCGTCGCGTACCCGATCCTGAGCCAGCACCAGGCGGCCCGGCAGTCGGCCAGCAGCCAGTGGACAGCCGACATGGGCGAGGGCCTGCGCCAGCGGGCCCGGATGAGGCAGACCACCCAGGCCGGCGACGACGCCGCGCAGGTACGCACTCTCGAGGCCAAGCTGGCCCGCGGCAGCGCCCTGACCCGCCCTTACGCGGTGTGCACGGTCACCGTCCCCAAGACCGCCCGCATCGCCGAGCACGGCCGACGCCTCGACGCCTCGATCCGTCGTGCCGGGTTCGCCTGCCTGCGCCTCGACCTCAGCCAGGACGTCGCGTTCGCTGCGTCCGTCGTCCCGCTCGGTGTGAGCCTGACCCGCGAGGGCGACGCATGA
- a CDS encoding DUF1906 domain-containing protein, producing MAAWYPSPSPYFWLGVYIGGSNRGCSQPNLTASWVSQVTASQAWYLEPIWVGPQSACWSGPSTAPRISSNTATASSQGTAEAQAAVRALTSLGFSPGTDYNTPVVYDLEAFNGTSACRASAQAFIKAWNSYLGSTPRQASGVYGSTAGSYLSDYAGSPPPNFIWGALYDNNSDTNVLTPVPSNAWSHGQRLKQYQGGHNETHGGITLNIDTDSANGPVYGS from the coding sequence ATGGCGGCCTGGTACCCGTCGCCGTCGCCCTATTTTTGGCTTGGGGTTTATATCGGCGGGTCCAACCGAGGGTGCTCCCAGCCCAACCTCACGGCGAGCTGGGTGAGCCAGGTGACGGCTAGCCAAGCCTGGTATCTCGAGCCGATCTGGGTGGGTCCTCAAAGTGCCTGCTGGTCCGGCCCCTCCACCGCACCGCGCATCTCGAGCAACACCGCGACTGCGTCGTCGCAAGGGACCGCCGAAGCGCAAGCCGCTGTCCGCGCTTTAACTTCCCTCGGCTTCTCGCCAGGGACGGACTACAACACCCCAGTCGTGTACGACTTAGAAGCCTTCAACGGGACGAGTGCGTGCCGCGCGTCGGCGCAGGCCTTCATCAAGGCGTGGAATAGCTACCTCGGGAGCACTCCTCGCCAGGCATCCGGCGTCTATGGTTCGACCGCCGGCTCGTACCTCTCTGACTACGCGGGTTCCCCGCCCCCCAACTTCATCTGGGGCGCTCTCTACGACAACAACAGCGACACCAATGTTCTGACCCCTGTGCCGTCTAACGCCTGGTCACACGGTCAACGTCTGAAGCAGTACCAGGGAGGACACAATGAGACTCACGGCGGCATCACCCTCAACATCGACACCGACAGCGCCAATGGTCCGGTTTACGGATCCTGA
- a CDS encoding tyrosine-type recombinase/integrase, with translation MQADLEVAVLVKAQRVLMPVTGVESWTVVDDDFGPVEAAERYLAFLSSIERSPNTVRAYAHSLALWLEFLALRRVDWASAGVEDVSRFVSWLRAPAANVIVLDAATARRSEATVNRHLAGVFGFYDFHARTGVALAESLVAWRRVPRGSFKPFLHHVTKGRPIATRPVKLKAPRRLPSTLSVEEVAVILGACTRLRDRFLLALLAETGIRVGQALGLRHSDLISRRCELRIVPRDDNANGARAKTKTVAVLPVSAPLVRLYSEYMHTEYGDLDSDYVFVNLFAAPVGRPLRYDAVAKLVARLRAGTGIEFSPHMLRHTRATELIRAGVPIEIVSNMLTHRSVVTTSETYVHLGVEDVRAELVRAGFWVERPATRPVLQADPS, from the coding sequence GTGCAGGCCGACCTCGAGGTGGCGGTGCTGGTGAAGGCGCAACGGGTGCTCATGCCGGTGACGGGGGTGGAGTCGTGGACCGTCGTCGACGACGACTTCGGTCCGGTCGAGGCGGCGGAGCGGTACCTGGCGTTCCTGTCCTCGATCGAGCGGTCGCCGAACACGGTGCGGGCGTACGCGCACAGTCTGGCGTTGTGGCTCGAGTTCCTCGCCTTGAGACGCGTCGACTGGGCCAGCGCCGGAGTCGAGGACGTCTCACGGTTCGTGTCGTGGCTGCGGGCACCGGCCGCGAACGTCATCGTGCTGGATGCTGCAACGGCCCGCCGCAGCGAGGCCACCGTCAACCGTCACCTGGCGGGCGTGTTCGGCTTCTATGACTTCCACGCCCGCACGGGTGTGGCCCTGGCTGAGTCGTTGGTCGCGTGGCGCCGTGTACCGAGGGGGTCGTTCAAGCCGTTCCTGCACCATGTCACCAAGGGACGCCCGATCGCGACCAGACCCGTCAAGCTCAAGGCACCGAGGCGGCTGCCGTCCACGCTGAGCGTTGAGGAGGTCGCGGTGATCCTCGGCGCCTGCACGCGGCTGCGAGACAGGTTCCTGCTCGCGCTGCTGGCCGAGACCGGGATCAGGGTGGGTCAAGCGCTCGGGCTGCGCCACAGCGATCTGATCTCTCGTCGGTGCGAGCTGCGGATCGTGCCGCGTGACGACAACGCCAACGGCGCCCGCGCCAAGACCAAAACCGTTGCCGTGCTGCCCGTTTCAGCGCCGCTGGTGCGCCTGTACAGCGAGTACATGCACACCGAATACGGCGACCTGGACAGCGACTACGTCTTCGTCAACCTGTTCGCGGCACCGGTCGGGCGACCCCTGCGGTACGACGCGGTCGCGAAGCTCGTGGCCCGCCTGCGGGCCGGGACCGGGATCGAGTTCAGCCCCCACATGCTGCGCCATACCCGGGCGACGGAGCTGATCCGGGCCGGTGTCCCGATCGAGATCGTCTCGAACATGCTGACCCACCGCTCGGTCGTGACCACGAGCGAAACGTACGTCCATCTCGGTGTCGAGGACGTGCGGGCCGAGCTCGTCCGCGCGGGATTCTGGGTCGAGCGGCCAGCCACTCGCCCGGTCCTGCAGGCGGACCCGTCATGA